Genomic DNA from Chelonia mydas isolate rCheMyd1 chromosome 6, rCheMyd1.pri.v2, whole genome shotgun sequence:
ctggccttcacaataccctctggcaaggagttccagaggttgacagtgcattgtgtgaaaaaatacttccttgtatttgttttaaacctgctacctattaattttatttggtggctccgtgttcttgtattatgggaaggagtaaataacacttccctatttactttctctataccactcatgattttatagacctccatcatatcccccccttagtcgcctcttttccaagctgaaaggtcccagtcttattaatctctcctcgtacggaagctgttctatacctctaatcatttttgttgcccttttctgaaccttttccaattctaatatatcttttctgagatggggcaaccacatctgcacacagtattcaaggtgtgggcgtaacatggatttatacagaggcaatatgatattttctgtctgattatctctccctttcttgatgattcccaacattctgttcgcttttttgactgccgctgcacattcagtggatgatttcagagaactagccacaatgactccaagatctctttcttgagcggtaacagctaatttagaccccatcattgtatatgtatagttaggattatgttttccaatgtgcattactttgcatttatcaacattaaatttcacctgccattttgttgcccagtcacccagttttgtgagatccttttgtagcttttcgcagtctgcctgggacttaactatcttgagtagttttgtatcatctgcaaattttgccacctcaatttttttttttttttttttactaatctGCCTGTGACTACCACTTCCTCCCCCCATACTCAAACTCTTGCTAGCTGAAAAACTATCAACGTACCACAAAGACTGAGTTTCATTAGGAGGTTGATCCAAGCCTCTAACAAACTGACTGAAAATACAGCTGACTGACTGGTTTGCAAAATAGACAGGATCTTTAAGATTAACGCTTCTGAAAAGCATTAGATATAGTGCAAATCACTGTCTCATAAATATTCAATGAATCTGCAAAACACTTCTACATATTGCTTATTTCCATACTTGTCCCACCCTGATCTCTCTACAGAAAAATCCTAGATTTGCTACTGCTGAACTAAGGTGAAATATAATTGCATGCATGTGTTGAATCCACACCTTTACTTCCATAATGACACATCTGCTGTTTAAAACTAATAAGTGTAAATTACATATTTCACTGCAACTGAAAATAAGACATTACAGAATGATCACTTCATGTTTACGGTTCAGTAATTACCTCTGACAGTCAAAGCACAATGTAGTCATGCAAGCAGGGCAGTTCAAAACAGCATCACTGTTTGGAATGGCTGGAGgtttgaactgctgctgctgagttctTCTTATATTTTGGTACCTACCAAGGGGTAAACAAAGAGGTGAAAATATCCATCCCTATGGATTAGGCATGTAGACTGAACCTTAAAGCTGTATttacaaccaaaaaacccccacagcaAATGTTTGATACCTCCTGGAACCCTGCTCTCCCAGTACAAAATCCACAGATTCAAATCCCTGGAAAccctcatttttatattttattggtATGAATGGGTTTTTAATTTGCTCTGGAATTTGAATCTTAACAGAGTGTGGATTTTTGTATGATGAGCCTTTGCTCTGCGTGAAGTTGGGTGCATTTTTTCTAGGTGTAATCACCACCAGCCATTTAATTCTGCTTTCATCAGTTCTTGTTAAGTTGCAGAATCTAGTTTTCCTGCAGTCCAGAGGTTTTTTACTTCATACACACCCCCAAAATCCCACAGAAAAGAATCTCCAGGCTCTATCCATTTTATCCAAACACACTTTTTCTGCCTCACTAAATTCCAAGcctgtcaaaaacaaaaatgcattcaCATTAATTTTACCTAAACAGTGACTTATAGCTACATAATCTAGTGATCAAAATATGCCAGGacataaaaaaaatattagatgTCACCTAATCCTGCAAGATCACTGTATGTGGAAtgccctttgacttcaatgggagttctacACATGGGTGACTTGCAGGGTCaggctttttttaatttttgtaaaaagaatAGAAACACACAGCAAATGGGGTGGTAACAAAGAAACACTTATAATCATTACTTTCTCTGGTGGAATTTGCAGAGTCAAATCCTACtagaactcccattaaagtcagtgggaagttCATGTGGAGTAGGATTTGGCCCCAGGTGAGTACCTACAGGTTCAGAGCATCACAAAAAGGGACCTGTAAATGAAACCTGCAAATGTGGAtattaaaacaagattttttatTTCATATACTTCAAATGAAGCTCTGAATCAACAAAATAACTTTTAGACATACTGCCTTTACAGCACAGTCTTAAGTTACTCGGCATATTCAACAATATTTTCAAGGGTTAAAACGTTTACAGCTGCTTACCCTCGTCTCTGTGAGTCCACCCATTCTTGGTCTCGATCATCTTCTTCTGGATCATAGAGTAGCTCATCATTAGTAGGAATCCGGCGTTGCTGATGTCTTCTTTTTTTCCTGGCCGCCTGTGTACCTGGGAGATTTGTGCGAACATAGTTGAAGTCTACCTCCCAAATAATACGATCCATTAAACACAGAACTATTATCTATTTCAGGGATCCTtttctgagccccccgccccccaacatgctataaaaattccacggcccacttgtgccacaacaactTTTTTTCTGCAAATCCAATAAATGAAAAGCCTCCGGCATTAGGGATAGCAtgcagggcagttgcccagggccccatacCACAGGGGGCCCCCccgcgaagctaagttgctcgggcttcggcttcagccctaggtAGCGGGGCTCAggatttggctttctgccctgggccccagtgagtctaatgccggCCCCTCTCTGGTCTattttggtggaccccctgaaacctgctcgtggccccgcAGGGGGCCTGGGACCCctgactgagaaccactgatctatttAACTAATTTACCAAAGCAACAGTTTCTACTTCATTTTTGCTGTGCTACAATCACAAAAAATCCCTATTAAAACAAAGCCTTGGATTGCTCCCTTCTGCAGAACACTGCCATAGAAAGATTAATGCAGCACAAGGCTATATAAATTATCACTTTTTTTCAGAGTTTTGATGATGGTGTGAGATGACATATGTGCCCCCAACCTAACCACCTGCCCTCAAGACCCTCTCCAGCCACAGTCCCTGACTCTAGAGAGGACTCTTCAAGGTCTGGAGCAGGGTATATTGCTGCAGAGGTGGCCACCTCTTTCCTCAGTCATTTACCTACTTTATCTTCATCCTCCGAATCAGAGTCAAAATAAATGTCGTCATAGTATTTTGTAGTGGTGACTGTTCCAGCTTGTCCAGTACTCGAGGAAGTACCTATTTATgaaattaaaaccaaacaaaataagaAAGCACCAGAATTAGTCTGTTTCTGTATATTGGGCTCATGACAGCTATCTCCAAGAATGAATTCAGGAAGAGGGATCACCAAAGGTACATTCCCTGTAACTGTTTGTAAACGTAATTGGGATCCCATTCTTATGCACATGTGTAATTTTaccctgtgagtagtcccactgaaatcaatgcatgGATGATGATATGGTTAGTTTAATGTTTAGGAGATTTAATAGCACTTATATAACACTTTATTTAGAGGTGAATTTACACACATTAATTGAGAACCGGTCTAAACTGAGACATATCAGTGTACACCAGTAACCCGCTAGCTGATGTGTCTAACTTTATCTCGAAAATAAAGTGTTATGTAAATGCTATTAAATCTCCTAAATATTAAAGTGACCATACTGTGCTCCATGCACTGGCTTTGATGTGACTCTTCACACTGCATAAAATTACACACGctgaagtctttgcaggattggggcctaatttaTAAAATGCATCTACATCATCTTCTCTAGGCACAGATATACCAATCATAAAGCAACTAATGGACATAATATCAGCTCAAAAGGATGGTCAGAGTATAGTCCAGGGTGAGCTATCATTTCCAAATTATGGAACTCTACCCAGGAAAGTGTTACATGGCCTCTTTGGTAATACAAAAGATAATTAACTGGAAACTATGCACAGGTTCAGGTCTGTCCAGTTAACTGGAAAAACAAGATTTACCTTGCTGAAATGTCTGCAAATCAAAGATCCTGTTTAAAAATGGACCTTTTAATAGGTGACTTGGGAGGGTAATTAAGAATGCCTCACTATGCATTTTGTAACAGGAACAAAGAAACACATGCCCTCCTGAACAGTAAGAAACTAATCCCCCTGGCCATTGTCACTCTGAATCAAAGAACAGAAATATATCTGAGGGAAGCATGCTGGAGATGGACAGCTTTGGCTATTCAGATGCAGCTTTTAGTCCTGCTGTGAGAGAGGTAATTATACTCCCAGTTCATAGACtagcttttgaaatattttttatcaCTGTTCTGTCAAGGGGCTAAggtttaaaatctgttttttgcCTGTtaacacattttgattttaactAATTTCAATCtgatgtcaggtttcagagtaacagccgtgttagtctgtattcgcaaaaagaaaaggagtacttgtggcaccttagagactaaccaatttatttgagcataagctctcgtgagctacagctcacttcatcggatgcatatctgATGTCATTATTTTCTCAAATAGCTACTGTTTGAAGTGTATGTTATTCACCCTAATTTATTACACTCAAATATACTCCTCCTACCAGTACAAATTTCCCTTATAAAGCACAAAATGGTACTGAACGTTGTTTGCTATATAATGAGACTTTATCCAATACCAACACTTTAGAATTGTGGCACACCTGGGGACTCAGGTTTACCAAGTTCAACACATCAAACACTATTCCTTTCCTTCTGAGAAGAGAATCCTTGTAGCTGCTTAAGATGCCTTAAAAAGCACTTGATTTTCACGTAAGAAGTCTTCTGAACATTACAAGtgctcagagagaaagcaaactttaaagcctacaaaaGCAGCTGTGAAGATTGCTCAAAGCCACTAAGGTTAGACCAGCACCACTGAGCTTAAAAAGTGGCTGTGTTATCTAAAATGCTAGTCAAAGACTAGAAACATTTATTCTGTGACAGCCATGGTAAACCACAAGTGTGTGTGTCTTGGAACAAATATTTGTAGCATGTCCAGATTAGCATTTGCAATTCTGTTAGTTAACACAATTTAATCAGCAATCAATTCACTGAAGTTAAAATAGAATCACAAACTCTACTCTAGAAAAACCCTTTAGTGTAACTCTATTCTCCAATTAAACTCTTCTAGCTCTGGGGGCTCCTGGGTAGTAAGCAATTTCTTTTTCACTTTGTAACATaagtagtattttatttttacttctttCCTCTCTATTGCCAGTATGTGACCACTTCCTAGAGCCTCATGTCATAGGGGCTAAGTCCCATATGTCAGAAGTGGCAGCTGACAACTCTCAAGAGGATctgcagcagatggagggaatCTGCCGCCTGTTGTCCCTtctatgagaggtttcagagtaacagccgtgttagtctgtattcgcaaaaagaaaaggagtacttgtggcaccttagagactaaccaatttatttgagcatgagctttcgtgagctacagctcacttcatcggatgcatactgtggaaactgcagaagacattatatacacagagaccatgaaacaatacctcctcccaccccactctcctgctggtaatagcttacctaaagtgatcactctccttccaatgtgtatgataatcaagttaggCCATttccaacttgattatcatacacattggaaggagagtgatcactttagataagctattaccagcaggagagtggggtgggaggaggtattgtttcatggtctctgtgtatataatgtcttctgcagtttccacagtatgcatccgatgaagtgagctgtagctcacgaaagcttatgctcaaataaattggttagtctctaaggtgccacaagtactccttttctttctatgagAGGGTGATTCAAATCCTGGCAACATCAGGGAGTCACTGGAAGCAGGGGGAGAAGTACAGCCACAGCCCCCCATGTACATGGAGGAAGGGCAGGCTGAGAACAGGACTGGAGACCCCCTAAAAAGGAGAAGTGGACCAAGGAAGACAAGCCACTGAatgaaagaggagaagaaaagtCCTGGAAAGTGTGAAACGCCCCATTCATCTAAGTGAGCACTGGGATATTGATAATAGTTTAAATTTAAATGGCTAGATGAACTATTtaattgctgatcattttagcacaGATGTCCGGCTATGATTATCAGTCAACACACCGTAATCAAACTGAAGGGTCAAATAATGCATTAACTCAACTCATCAGCATAATCGAACCCCAGGGTAAAACAATGCATTAATTTAGCCATCCTGTAATTGACTATTTTATAGAAGAGCAGATATTAAAACAGATAATTTACCTGTTTCTAGTGACTTCCACTTGCCCTCCATAGTTTTCATGGTGCAGTTTAATTCCGCCTCCATTTCCTTTTGGAACTCATCTTCACTTGAAGATTCACTTTCTCCAGTAAGGCACTCTCTTATCAGTTTGCGCTTCTGATCGGGAGTGCCATATAAAAGCACATCCACTTCATCTTCTGAGCTATAGgatatttaattattaaaatccATTATTATTAGTTTAAAATATCAACCCTTCTACTGATgcaataaaaatatcttttgaatTGTTCTGAAGTATTGGAACAACATATCTGCTGAATGACTGGACATATTTTAGCATTTTAGTTGGATTACTGCTCCATTTTGGCCTATATACtaaggccacaatcctgcaattgacagtgaagtcagtgggtctgTGGGTAAGCACAACAATCTACCTATGTGTTGTCAGCTGCAGAACTGGAGTCTtttgtttaaactgaaatatttaaaactactctgttattttaaaaaaacaaagcagcaaGCTCTGGAAAAAAGTCCTAGaaaattatatttcttttaaagaaggAAACTGCATTTGAGTGACATCGTATACCGTTCACCATAAATTACAGCCTGCCTCTCTTCCAGTATATGCTCCTTGTGGTTCATTTCTTGGCGGTGTACAGCAACCATGTAATAAGAAACTTTTTTGTGTGGTGACACAGTGTGGGAATGTAGGAGTCAATAGTGCACGAGACCGTTTTTAAGAAGTCTTTATGAGAATGTAAGATTTGTGTTCCTGTAGCAGTCTTGCAATGAACCAGGTATGCCTGCTTACACTTGTACAATCACAATGCCAATAAACCTATGCATTTCATTTTACAAGGTGTTACAAGGCATCAGAATAACCCAAATCAAACACTGAAAGTAAAACAAAGTAGGACTAGAAACTGAAATAGGAATATGTATAAGCTTGGCggaattctatttttaaaagaaataatttcaaCAGCTAATACTAACAtgtacttttaaacatttttcaatgGAGACATTCATAGTCGTGCAAAAGGATTTTAAGGGTTTTAAAGAtttgttattaatttatattttcatagTGGCAAGAAATGATGGAGGGATCAGATCGGAGATTGAAAAAGGTAAAGCATCCTAAGCGGGTTGTTTCagcagagctgtaaacagggacTTCAGGCAGCATTTGTTACATCACGCTTTGTGCTCATGAAGGTGGGACTCTACGAAGTTCTCATGCAGCCGCTTGCTCACTTTGCCTGTCTGCACATTTCGGGTAGTATCGACGGAAATACTTTACGCTGGGGGTGTGGGTGCTGGGGTCCTTTCTAACCCTTCCTGGCCGAATTACGGACCTTTATTAGAAGGGGAGAGTAAAGAAGCAGAGGCTCCGCGTGACACCTCTGAGCCCTGCCCCGGCCACGGGCGCGTCTCCGCCTGCGTCAGTCATGGGGGCCCCAGGCCCAGTCAGGCTCTGCGggggactccccccccccagccccgcgggTCGCTCGGTACCTGCTCTGCCCCGGCTCCTCGTCGCTGGGCTCCTCGATCACGTAGGGATCATCGTCCTCCTGCAGGCGGCTCATGGCGACACCCaagcagcccccgccccgctccgatCGGTGCTGCAGCGAAATCGGCCCCCAAGCCCGGTCCGCCCGGAAACCTGCCCCGCCGCCCTCTTCCGCTCCTGCGCCCCGGCCTGGCCTTGCTGGGCCCCTGCGAGCTCCTTTCTGGGGCCCGATCCCCGGATCGAGGAG
This window encodes:
- the LOC102931853 gene encoding E2F-associated phosphoprotein isoform X2, yielding MSRLQEDDDPYVIEEPSDEEPGQSSSEDEVDVLLYGTPDQKRKLIRECLTGESESSSEDEFQKEMEAELNCTMKTMEGKWKSLETGTSSSTGQAGTVTTTKYYDDIYFDSDSEDEDKVGTQAARKKRRHQQRRIPTNDELLYDPEEDDRDQEWVDSQRRGHESYKTQYRAMFVMNCSVNKEEVLKYKGPVNKKIKKGHKKMKHSNEITTVQANQEEEEVYHPVKCTECSTEVAVLDKDEVFHFFNVLASHC
- the LOC102931853 gene encoding E2F-associated phosphoprotein isoform X1, whose amino-acid sequence is MSRLQEDDDPYVIEEPSDEEPGQSSSEDEVDVLLYGTPDQKRKLIRECLTGESESSSEDEFQKEMEAELNCTMKTMEGKWKSLETGTSSSTGQAGTVTTTKYYDDIYFDSDSEDEDKVGTQAARKKRRHQQRRIPTNDELLYDPEEDDRDQEWVDSQRRGYQNIRRTQQQQFKPPAIPNSDAVLNCPACMTTLCFDCQRHESYKTQYRAMFVMNCSVNKEEVLKYKGPVNKKIKKGHKKMKHSNEITTVQANQEEEEVYHPVKCTECSTEVAVLDKDEVFHFFNVLASHC